A region of the Thermococcus zilligii AN1 genome:
CTCCTCGGGAGGAAGGAAATATACTTCGACATCATCCACGAGGGTGAGCCTACCCCGAGCAGGGAAGCGGTGAAGGGTAAGCTCGCCGCCATGCTCGACCTCGACCCGAACACGACCGTCCTCCAGTACATCAGGAGCTACTTCGGAAGCAACGTCTCCAAGGGCTACGCCAAGGCCTACGAGACGAGGGAGAGGATGCTCTACATCGAGCCGGAGTACATACTCCTTCGCGATGGCCTGATCGAAAAGAAGGAGGAAGGTGGTGAGTGATGGCTAAGGATAAAAAGACCAGCCAGAAGTGGAAGCTCTACGAGGTCAAGGGCGGTAAGGTCGTCAGGAAGAACAGGTTCTGCCCGCGCTGTGGGCCGGGCGTTTTTATGGCCGACCACAAGGACCGCTGGAGCTGCGGTCGCTGCGGCTACACCGAGTGGAAGAAGTGATTTCCTTTCTTTCCCGCTTTCTGAAGGCCTGGGGGGCTTAGAAATAGAAAAGGGGAAATCAACCGAGGGCCGCCTGGACTGCAAGGTCGGCCCTGACTATACCGTAGCCATAGTCGGCGTCCCAGCCTGCTGGCCCGCGGTCGTCAGCTGTTGTGTGCAGTATCCCCCTGACCGTGTTCCTGCTCATGTCCTCAAAGGTTCCGACCGGCAACACGGTGCCGTACTTTTTGTAGTGGGCCGCCTGGATGAGGGCAACGACACCGCTGAC
Encoded here:
- a CDS encoding 30S ribosomal protein S24e, coding for MEIKVTEIKENKLLGRKEIYFDIIHEGEPTPSREAVKGKLAAMLDLDPNTTVLQYIRSYFGSNVSKGYAKAYETRERMLYIEPEYILLRDGLIEKKEEGGE
- a CDS encoding 30S ribosomal protein S27ae, with amino-acid sequence MAKDKKTSQKWKLYEVKGGKVVRKNRFCPRCGPGVFMADHKDRWSCGRCGYTEWKK